From the genome of Pseudobacteroides sp.:
AAGCCCTTGAAAGCGTGGTGGTGAGGATTTTTGTAATTTTAACTTATGATGTATCCGAGAAAAAAGTAAATAAAGTAAGGAAAGCACTTAAGAAGTATTTGACCTGGACTCAAAATTCGGTGTTTGAAGGGGAAATTTCTGATGCAATACTGCAAAAGTGCATGCTAGAAATCAGCGGGATTATTGACAAGATGAGTGATTCTGTGTATATATATGTTATTGAAAACTCAAGGAATGTGAAGAAAAGCAAAATTGGTATAGAAAAAGCCTTTGATGAAACAATTATTTAAATTTGCAGCAAACCATATTTTGATTTAAGTGGGCTCAACATATTGGTATATAAGGAATAGAGAGTCATAGCCATGCTAATTACAATTCACTATTGCAGGGTTACTGCTAATGTTATACGTTTCGGGATTTAATGGATGTCTGGAACGTGCATCAATAGAGGGCTGTAGGATTTGCATAAATTGGGTCAGGCATTAACTATGTGGGATGTAAAGATAGCTCCTGCTGTATCTGATGAATAACCAGCCCTAGTCAGGCATTAACTATGTGGGATGTAAAGTAGGTATAGGCGGTACATTTTTAGAGTTTAACACAGTCAGGCATTAACTATGTGGGATGTAAAGCTACCCTCATGCACCCCAGCATGATCTGTAGTAATAGTCAGGCATTAACTATGTGGGATGTAAAGTAGTTCCTCCTTATATTGCCACTCCTATTGCTATTTGGTCAGGCATTAACTATGTGGGATGTAAAGCATATAATACATCCACAATGAAACTACTTGAACATGGTCAGGCATTAACTATGTGGGATGTAAAGCGTTTAACATTGGTAAATGAATCAATTTCCTCTTGGTCAGGCATTAACTATGTGGGATGTAAAGGTAAA
Proteins encoded in this window:
- the cas2 gene encoding CRISPR-associated endonuclease Cas2, with protein sequence MFVILTYDVSEKKVNKVRKALKKYLTWTQNSVFEGEISDAILQKCMLEISGIIDKMSDSVYIYVIENSRNVKKSKIGIEKAFDETII